Proteins encoded together in one Papio anubis isolate 15944 chromosome 3, Panubis1.0, whole genome shotgun sequence window:
- the LOC116268532 gene encoding protein Dok-7-like, translated as MLGASRPPPKPLRPRQLQEVGRQSSSDSGIATGSHSSYSGSLSSYAGSSLDVWRATDELGSLLSLPAAGAPEPSLCACLPGAVEYQVPTSLRPHYDTPRSLRLVPRDHSPASQGSPGDSAAGDSGGQTSAGCPSGWLGTRRRGLVMEAPQGSEATLPSPAPGEPWEAGSPHAGPSPAFFSACPVCGGLKVNPPP; from the coding sequence ATGCTGGGTGCCTCAAGGCCACCCCCCAAGCCGCTGCGGCCACGGCAGCTGCAGGAGGTTGGCCGCCAGAGCTCCTCGGACAGCGGCATCGCCACTGGCAGCCACTCCTCCTACTCCGGCAGCCTCTCGTCCTATGCGGGCAGCAGCCTGGACGTGTGGCGGGCCACGGACGAACTGGGCTCACTGCTCAGCCTGCCAGCAGCCGGGGCGCCCGAGCCCAGCCTGTGCGCCTGCCTGCCTGGGGCCGTCGAGTACCAGGTGCCCACCTCCCTGAGGCCCCACTACGACACACCACGCAGCCTTCGCCTGGTTCCCAGGGACCACAGCCCTGCCTCGCAGGGCAGCCCCGGCGACAGTGCGGCCGGGGACTCAGGCGGCCAGACGTCCGCCGGGTGTCCCTCTGGCTGGCTGGGCACGAGACGGCGGGGCCTGGTGATGGAGGCCCCCCAGGGCAGCGAGGCCACACTGCCCAGCCCGGCCCCCGGAGAGCCCTGGGAAGCAGGCAGCCCCCACGCAGGGCCATCCCCGGCTTTCTTTTCGGCATGTCCAGTCTGTGGAGGACTCAAGGTAAACCCCCCTCCTTGA